The Plectropomus leopardus isolate mb unplaced genomic scaffold, YSFRI_Pleo_2.0 unplaced_scaffold2388, whole genome shotgun sequence genomic interval acacacacacacacacacacacacacacacacacacctgtgctaAATGTTGTCTTCAGGTGTTGAGACATGATGAGAAATCTTAATAAGTAACTGATTAGTACAGAGAGGTGTAGCTACAGCAGCAGTTatagtattaatattattgtgacTGTGACTGTCAAGAAAAAGATCCACTATTTAAACCAAATTACACCAGAGGAGGATATTCAAATGgttgatattttaatttcaaatcaGATAATTTATTCcaatttatgtgttttttttgtttgtttttttctgttgtagttGGAGGAGGACGAGCTGAGAGGCGTGGCCGTATTGGTGTTTGCGAACAAACAGGATTTGCCAAGAGCCATGTCCGTCAGTGACATCACTGAGGCCCTGGGCCTATCAGGAGTCTCACAGCCGGTAAGTGTCCACGGCGGGTACTCAATCCCACAATGCAGTTT includes:
- the LOC121966295 gene encoding ADP-ribosylation factor 4-like, with product LEEDELRGVAVLVFANKQDLPRAMSVSDITEALGLSGVSQPWYVQASCAVSGTGLAEGLDWLSDQILKR